The following proteins are encoded in a genomic region of Protaetiibacter sp. SSC-01:
- a CDS encoding DNA topoisomerase IB — protein sequence MVRLRRTRAGEPGIRRVRRGRGFAYTDATGAPIGDPELRERIDALAIPPAWTDVWICSYPNGHIQATGVDAAGRRQYLYHPTWREQRDRQKFDRALALAESLPAARRGVTIDLRREGLPRERVLAAAFRMLDVARLRVGSERYALEHGSVGLSTLLGAHAWVEDRRIVHLEFPGKSGQEWSSEVSDPDLAAVVASLKRRGPRARLLAWRDDDGPHPLRAEDINADIRERTGGDFTAKDFRTLHGTCAAALALARTGPKGSASAQDRAIAAAVRQTAELLGNTPAVARASYIDPRILDLYRDGVTIDADRAASVESQLRALLFE from the coding sequence ATGGTGAGGCTGCGACGCACCCGGGCAGGTGAGCCCGGCATCCGTCGCGTGCGCCGCGGGCGCGGCTTCGCCTACACGGATGCGACGGGCGCCCCGATCGGCGACCCCGAGCTGCGCGAACGCATCGACGCGCTCGCGATCCCGCCCGCGTGGACCGACGTGTGGATCTGCAGCTACCCCAACGGCCACATCCAGGCGACGGGCGTCGACGCCGCGGGCCGACGGCAGTACCTCTACCACCCGACGTGGCGCGAACAGCGCGATCGCCAGAAGTTCGACCGCGCCCTCGCGCTCGCCGAGTCGCTCCCGGCAGCGCGCCGCGGGGTCACGATCGACCTGCGCCGCGAGGGCCTGCCGCGTGAGCGCGTGCTCGCCGCCGCGTTCCGGATGCTCGATGTCGCGCGTCTGCGCGTCGGCTCGGAGCGGTACGCGCTCGAGCACGGATCGGTCGGCCTCTCGACCCTGCTCGGCGCGCACGCGTGGGTCGAGGATCGCCGCATCGTGCACCTCGAGTTCCCCGGCAAGAGCGGTCAGGAGTGGTCGTCGGAGGTGAGCGACCCCGACCTCGCGGCCGTCGTCGCCTCGCTCAAGCGCCGTGGTCCGCGGGCGCGCCTGCTGGCCTGGCGCGACGACGACGGGCCGCATCCGCTGCGCGCGGAGGACATCAACGCCGACATCCGCGAGCGCACGGGCGGCGACTTCACCGCGAAGGACTTCCGCACGCTGCACGGCACGTGCGCTGCGGCGCTCGCGCTCGCCCGCACCGGCCCGAAGGGCTCGGCGTCGGCGCAGGACCGCGCGATCGCGGCCGCGGTGCGCCAGACGGCCGAGCTGCTCGGCAACACCCCCGCGGTCGCGCGCGCGAGCTACATCGACCCGCGCATCCTCGACCTCTACCGCGACGGGGTGACCATCGACGCCGACCGGGCGGCCTCCGTCGAGTCGCAGCTGCGGGCTCTTCTCTTCGAATAG
- a CDS encoding DMT family transporter, with product MSARGWLLFAAMALLWGVPYLFIKETVETFTPVAMVAGRTLGGALLLLPFAIRRRALRPALAKWPWVLAFGAIEMAGPFLLLGHAEQTLDSGMTGLLVATVPLVAAIIAVVRGDRSVLKPLRLLGLVIGFGGVAVIVGGPALVHGVDGLIAVGEVLLVAVLYATAPFLIAAKLADVPSLGSITIALGAVGLFYLPFALVFPSEAPTLRSGLSLVALAVLCTALAFIAFFALIDEVGPARAPLFTYVNPVVAIALGALLLGEELSPQLLIGFPLVIVGCWLAATGGRLRQRRSVPIPEPTPPV from the coding sequence GTGAGCGCACGGGGTTGGCTGCTGTTCGCGGCCATGGCGTTGCTGTGGGGCGTGCCGTACCTCTTCATCAAGGAGACGGTCGAGACCTTCACGCCCGTCGCGATGGTCGCGGGGCGCACGCTCGGCGGGGCGCTTCTGCTGCTGCCGTTCGCCATCCGCCGCCGCGCGCTCCGACCCGCGCTCGCGAAGTGGCCGTGGGTGCTCGCGTTCGGCGCGATCGAGATGGCGGGCCCGTTCCTCCTGCTCGGGCACGCCGAGCAGACCCTCGACTCGGGAATGACGGGGCTGCTCGTCGCGACCGTGCCGCTCGTCGCCGCGATCATCGCCGTGGTGCGCGGCGACCGCAGCGTGCTCAAGCCCCTGCGTCTCCTCGGCCTCGTCATCGGGTTCGGGGGAGTGGCCGTCATCGTCGGCGGCCCGGCGCTCGTGCACGGCGTCGACGGGCTCATCGCGGTGGGGGAGGTGCTGCTCGTCGCCGTGCTGTACGCGACGGCCCCGTTCCTCATCGCCGCGAAGCTCGCCGACGTGCCCTCGCTCGGCTCGATCACGATCGCGCTCGGCGCCGTCGGCCTCTTCTACCTGCCGTTCGCCCTCGTCTTCCCGAGCGAGGCGCCGACCCTCCGCAGCGGCCTCTCGCTCGTTGCTCTCGCGGTTCTCTGCACGGCGCTCGCCTTCATCGCGTTCTTCGCCCTCATCGACGAGGTCGGGCCCGCCCGGGCGCCGCTCTTCACCTACGTGAACCCCGTCGTCGCGATCGCGCTCGGCGCGCTTCTGCTGGGCGAGGAGCTCAGCCCGCAGCTGCTCATCGGCTTCCCGCTCGTGATCGTCGGATGCTGGCTCGCGGCCACGGGGGGCCGCCTCCGGCAGCGTCGCAGCGTCCCCATCCCGGAGCCCACGCCTCCCGTCTGA
- the rpsJ gene encoding 30S ribosomal protein S10 has product MAGQKIRIRLKSYDHAGLDASARKIVDTVTRAGATVVGPVPLPTEKNVVVVIRSPHKYKDSREHFEKRTHKRLIDIIDPTPKAVDSLMRLDLPADVNIEIKL; this is encoded by the coding sequence ATGGCGGGACAGAAGATCCGCATCCGGCTGAAGTCGTACGACCACGCCGGCCTCGATGCATCGGCGCGCAAGATCGTCGACACCGTGACCCGTGCGGGCGCGACCGTCGTCGGCCCTGTGCCGCTCCCGACGGAGAAGAACGTGGTCGTCGTGATCCGTTCGCCGCACAAGTACAAGGACAGCCGCGAGCACTTCGAGAAGCGCACCCACAAGCGCCTCATCGACATCATCGACCCGACGCCCAAGGCCGTCGACTCGCTCATGCGCCTCGACCTGCCCGCCGACGTCAACATCGAGATCAAGCTCTAG
- the rplC gene encoding 50S ribosomal protein L3, which translates to MSAVKTTKGLLGTKLGMTQVWDENNKLVPVTVVQITPNVVTQVRTVEKDGYEAVQIAYGQIDPRKVNKPAAGHFDKAGVTPRRHLTEVRTADAAEYSLGQELAVDIFEAGQLVDVVGTSKGKGFAGVMKRHNFKGVSASHGAHRNHRKPGSIGASSTPSRVFKGMRMAGRMGGERVTVQGLKVHSVDVEKGLLLVKGAVPGARGRIVFVRNAVKGA; encoded by the coding sequence ATGTCTGCTGTGAAGACGACCAAGGGTCTGCTGGGCACCAAGCTCGGCATGACCCAGGTCTGGGACGAGAACAACAAGCTCGTGCCCGTGACCGTGGTCCAGATCACCCCCAACGTCGTGACCCAGGTCCGCACCGTCGAGAAGGACGGCTACGAGGCCGTCCAGATCGCGTACGGCCAGATCGACCCGCGCAAGGTCAACAAGCCTGCCGCCGGTCACTTCGACAAGGCGGGCGTCACACCCCGCCGCCACCTCACCGAGGTCCGCACCGCCGACGCCGCCGAGTACTCGCTCGGTCAGGAGCTCGCGGTCGACATCTTCGAGGCCGGCCAGCTCGTCGACGTCGTCGGCACGAGCAAGGGCAAGGGCTTCGCGGGCGTCATGAAGCGCCACAACTTCAAGGGCGTCTCGGCCTCGCACGGTGCGCACCGCAACCACCGCAAGCCCGGCTCGATCGGCGCCTCCTCGACCCCCAGCCGTGTCTTCAAGGGCATGCGCATGGCCGGTCGCATGGGTGGCGAGCGCGTCACCGTGCAGGGCCTCAAGGTCCACTCGGTCGACGTCGAGAAGGGCCTCCTGCTGGTCAAGGGCGCCGTCCCCGGTGCCCGCGGCCGCATCGTCTTCGTCCGCAACGCCGTGAAGGGTGCCTGA
- the rplD gene encoding 50S ribosomal protein L4: MAATTLDVVDPKGKKAGSVELPGAIFDVQTNVPLIHQVVTAQLAAARQGTHKTKGRGEVSGAGRKPFKQKGTGRSRQGSIRAPEHTGGGIVHGPVPRDYSQRTPKKMIAAALLGVLSDRARGERIHVVSDFGIDAPSTKAAADVLAGLGAVKNVLVVIDRDDEVGALSVRNLANVHVLYADQLNAYDVVVSDDVVFTRAAFDAFVASKGAQTEEAAK, encoded by the coding sequence ATGGCCGCTACCACTCTCGACGTCGTCGACCCCAAGGGTAAGAAGGCCGGTTCGGTCGAGCTGCCCGGCGCGATCTTCGACGTGCAGACCAACGTCCCGCTCATCCACCAGGTCGTGACCGCCCAGCTCGCCGCAGCGCGCCAGGGCACCCACAAGACCAAGGGTCGTGGTGAGGTCTCGGGCGCCGGCCGCAAGCCGTTCAAGCAGAAGGGCACCGGTCGCAGCCGTCAGGGCTCCATCCGCGCCCCCGAGCACACCGGCGGTGGCATCGTCCACGGACCGGTGCCGCGCGACTACTCGCAGCGCACCCCCAAGAAGATGATCGCCGCTGCTCTGCTCGGCGTCCTCTCCGACCGTGCCCGCGGCGAGCGCATCCACGTCGTCTCCGACTTCGGCATCGACGCTCCCTCGACGAAGGCCGCGGCCGACGTCCTCGCGGGTCTCGGCGCCGTCAAGAACGTGCTCGTCGTGATCGACCGTGACGACGAGGTCGGCGCGCTCAGCGTCCGCAACCTCGCCAACGTGCACGTGCTCTACGCCGACCAGCTCAACGCCTACGACGTGGTCGTGTCGGATGACGTCGTGTTCACCCGTGCCGCGTTCGACGCCTTCGTCGCGTCGAAGGGCGCCCAGACCGAGGAGGCTGCCAAGTGA
- the rplW gene encoding 50S ribosomal protein L23: MSGYNKDPRDIIIAPVVSEKSYGLIDEGKYTFIVDPRSNKTEIKLAIEKIFGVKVASVNTINRVGKTRRTRFGMGKRKDTKRAIVTLKSGSIDIFTAVG; this comes from the coding sequence GTGAGCGGCTACAACAAGGACCCGCGCGACATCATCATCGCGCCGGTCGTGAGCGAGAAGAGCTACGGGCTCATCGACGAGGGCAAGTACACCTTCATCGTCGACCCCCGCTCGAACAAGACCGAGATCAAGCTGGCGATCGAGAAGATCTTCGGCGTCAAGGTCGCCTCGGTGAACACCATCAACCGCGTGGGCAAGACCCGCCGTACCCGGTTCGGCATGGGCAAGCGCAAGGACACCAAGCGCGCCATCGTCACGCTCAAGTCCGGCTCGATCGACATCTTCACGGCTGTCGGCTAA
- the rplB gene encoding 50S ribosomal protein L2: MAIRKYKPTTPGRRGSSVADFAEITRSTPEKSLLKPLPKTGGRNNTGRITTRHIGGGHKRQYRVIDFRRNDKDGVNAKVAHIEYDPNRTARIALLHYVDGTKRYILAPNKLQQGDIVESGASADIKPGNNLPLKNIPVGTVIHAIELKPGGGAKLARSAGASVRLVAKDGPYAQLRLPSGEIRNVDLRCRATIGEVGNAEQSNINWGKAGRKRWKGVRPTVRGVAMNPIDHPHGGGEGKTSGGRHPVSPWGQPEGRTRRPNKESDKLIVRRRTVGKKRK; the protein is encoded by the coding sequence ATGGCCATTCGCAAGTACAAGCCGACGACCCCGGGTCGTCGCGGCTCGTCGGTCGCCGACTTCGCGGAGATCACGCGCTCGACGCCCGAGAAGTCGCTTCTGAAGCCGCTGCCCAAGACGGGTGGACGCAACAACACCGGTCGCATCACGACCCGCCACATCGGCGGCGGTCACAAGCGCCAGTACCGCGTCATCGACTTCCGTCGCAACGACAAGGACGGCGTCAACGCCAAGGTCGCTCACATCGAGTACGACCCCAACCGCACGGCGCGCATCGCGCTCCTGCACTACGTCGACGGCACGAAGCGCTACATCCTCGCGCCGAACAAGCTGCAGCAGGGCGACATCGTCGAGTCGGGTGCCTCCGCCGACATCAAGCCCGGCAACAACCTGCCGCTCAAGAACATCCCGGTCGGTACCGTCATCCACGCGATCGAGCTCAAGCCCGGTGGGGGCGCCAAGCTCGCCCGCTCGGCCGGCGCCTCGGTGCGCCTCGTCGCGAAGGACGGCCCCTACGCCCAGCTGCGTCTCCCCTCGGGCGAGATCCGCAACGTCGACCTGCGCTGCCGCGCGACGATCGGCGAGGTCGGCAACGCCGAGCAGTCGAACATCAACTGGGGCAAGGCCGGCCGCAAGCGCTGGAAGGGCGTCCGCCCGACCGTCCGCGGTGTCGCGATGAACCCCATCGACCACCCGCACGGTGGTGGTGAGGGCAAGACCTCCGGTGGTCGCCACCCGGTCAGCCCGTGGGGTCAGCCCGAGGGCCGCACCCGTCGCCCCAACAAGGAAAGCGACAAGCTCATCGTCCGTCGTCGCACCGTCGGCAAGAAGCGCAAGTAG
- the rpsS gene encoding 30S ribosomal protein S19: MPRSLKKGPFVDEHLFRKVQAQNEAGSKNVIKTWSRRSMIVPAMLGHTIAVHDGRKHIPVFVTETMVGHKLGEFAPTRTFRGHEKDDKKGRRR, encoded by the coding sequence ATGCCGCGCAGTCTCAAGAAGGGACCCTTCGTCGACGAGCACCTGTTCCGCAAGGTTCAGGCTCAGAACGAGGCGGGTTCGAAGAACGTCATCAAGACGTGGTCGCGTCGCTCGATGATCGTCCCGGCCATGCTTGGCCACACGATCGCCGTGCACGACGGCCGCAAGCACATCCCGGTCTTCGTGACCGAGACCATGGTGGGTCACAAGCTCGGCGAGTTCGCGCCGACGCGCACCTTCCGTGGACACGAGAAGGACGACAAGAAGGGTCGTCGCCGCTGA
- the rplV gene encoding 50S ribosomal protein L22, which translates to MVESIARVRHIRVTPQKARRVVDLIRGKQAQEALAILKFAPQGASEPVYKLVASAIANARVKADATNTFLDESDLVVARAFVDEGTTLKRFQPRAQGRAFRINKRTSHITVVLATPDEPVLAGTAAAKKAGK; encoded by the coding sequence ATGGTGGAGTCGATCGCCCGCGTGCGACACATCCGCGTGACGCCTCAGAAGGCCCGTCGCGTCGTGGACCTCATCCGGGGCAAGCAGGCCCAGGAGGCTCTCGCGATCCTGAAGTTCGCGCCCCAGGGTGCGAGCGAGCCCGTCTACAAGCTCGTGGCGTCCGCGATCGCGAACGCCCGTGTGAAGGCGGATGCGACCAACACGTTCCTGGACGAGTCCGACCTCGTCGTGGCGCGTGCGTTCGTCGATGAGGGCACCACGCTCAAGCGGTTCCAGCCGCGTGCCCAGGGCCGCGCGTTCCGCATCAACAAGCGCACGAGCCACATCACCGTCGTGCTCGCCACGCCGGACGAGCCGGTGCTCGCCGGCACGGCCGCTGCGAAGAAGGCAGGTAAGTAA
- the rpsC gene encoding 30S ribosomal protein S3: MGQKVNPYGFRLGITTDHTSRWFSDSTKPGQRYADFVAEDVKIREMLKTKLDRAGVAKIEIERTRDRVRVDIHTARPGIVIGRRGAEAERIRADLEKLTGKQIQLNILEVKNPEAEAQLVAQGIAEQLSARVAFRRAMRKGLQGAQRAGAKGVRIQVSGRLGGAEMSRSEFYREGRVPLHTLRANIDYGFYEAKTTFGRIGVKVWIYKGDITNKELAREQAAQKSSRPERRDGARRGPRAEAAAGVEA; encoded by the coding sequence ATGGGCCAGAAGGTCAACCCCTACGGCTTCCGTCTGGGCATCACCACCGACCACACGTCGCGCTGGTTCTCGGACTCGACCAAGCCCGGTCAGCGTTACGCCGACTTCGTGGCCGAGGACGTCAAGATCCGCGAGATGCTCAAGACGAAGCTCGACCGCGCCGGTGTGGCGAAGATCGAGATCGAGCGCACCCGCGACCGCGTCCGTGTGGACATCCACACGGCCCGTCCCGGCATCGTCATCGGCCGCCGCGGCGCCGAGGCCGAGCGCATCCGCGCCGACCTCGAGAAGCTCACCGGCAAGCAGATCCAGCTCAACATCCTCGAGGTCAAGAACCCCGAGGCCGAGGCCCAGCTCGTCGCTCAGGGCATCGCGGAGCAGCTCAGCGCCCGTGTCGCGTTCCGTCGCGCCATGCGCAAGGGCCTCCAGGGTGCCCAGCGCGCCGGCGCCAAGGGCGTGCGCATCCAGGTCTCGGGCCGCCTCGGCGGCGCGGAGATGAGCCGCTCGGAGTTCTACCGCGAGGGCCGCGTGCCCCTGCACACGCTCCGCGCGAACATCGACTACGGCTTCTATGAGGCCAAGACCACCTTCGGCCGCATCGGCGTGAAGGTCTGGATCTACAAGGGCGACATCACCAACAAGGAACTCGCTCGCGAGCAGGCGGCTCAGAAGTCGTCGCGCCCCGAGCGTCGTGACGGCGCGCGCCGTGGCCCCCGGGCCGAGGCCGCCGCAGGAGTCGAGGCGTAA
- the rplP gene encoding 50S ribosomal protein L16, which yields MLIPRKVKHRKQHHPGRSGQATGGTKVTFGEYGIQALTPAYVTNRQIESARIAMTRHIKRGGKVWINIYPDRPLTKKPAETRMGSGKGSPEWWVANVKPGRVLFEVSGVSEELARGALTRAIHKLPLKARIIKREEGDA from the coding sequence ATGCTCATTCCCCGTAAGGTCAAGCACCGCAAGCAGCACCACCCGGGTCGTTCCGGGCAGGCCACCGGTGGCACGAAGGTCACCTTCGGCGAGTACGGCATCCAGGCCCTCACTCCCGCCTACGTGACCAACCGCCAGATCGAGTCCGCGCGTATCGCGATGACCCGTCACATCAAGCGCGGCGGCAAGGTGTGGATCAACATCTACCCCGACCGCCCGCTCACCAAGAAGCCCGCCGAGACCCGCATGGGTTCCGGTAAGGGTTCGCCCGAGTGGTGGGTCGCCAACGTCAAGCCCGGCCGGGTCCTCTTCGAGGTCTCCGGTGTCAGCGAGGAGCTCGCCCGCGGCGCGCTCACCCGGGCCATCCACAAGCTGCCGCTCAAGGCACGCATCATCAAGCGCGAGGAGGGCGACGCATAA
- the rpmC gene encoding 50S ribosomal protein L29 — protein sequence MAVGSKELAPVELDTFEDERLVDELKKAKEELFNLRFQAATGQLESHGRLRAVKRDIARIYTVIRERELGIRATPAPVEAPAKAAKKSTKKSEAAEAPAESAEEASK from the coding sequence ATGGCCGTCGGATCCAAGGAGCTCGCTCCCGTCGAGCTCGACACCTTCGAGGACGAGCGTCTCGTCGACGAGCTGAAGAAGGCCAAGGAGGAGCTGTTCAACCTCCGCTTCCAGGCCGCAACCGGTCAGCTCGAGAGCCACGGACGCCTGCGCGCCGTGAAGCGCGACATCGCCCGCATCTACACCGTCATCCGTGAGCGCGAGCTCGGCATCCGTGCCACGCCCGCCCCCGTGGAGGCGCCGGCCAAGGCCGCGAAGAAGTCCACCAAGAAGTCGGAGGCCGCCGAGGCCCCCGCCGAGTCCGCTGAGGAGGCGAGCAAGTAA
- the rpsQ gene encoding 30S ribosomal protein S17 — protein MADTKKAAVKPAKAGHESAAHDVKDAAARGYRKVRRGYVTSDKMDKTIVVEVEDRVKHPLYGKVIRRSSKIKAHDEQNSAGIGDLVVISETRPLSATKRWRLVEIVEKAK, from the coding sequence ATGGCCGACACCAAGAAGGCCGCCGTGAAGCCGGCGAAGGCCGGACACGAGTCCGCCGCCCACGACGTCAAGGACGCGGCCGCCCGTGGCTACCGCAAGGTGCGTCGCGGTTACGTGACGAGCGACAAGATGGACAAGACCATCGTCGTCGAGGTCGAGGACCGCGTGAAGCACCCGCTGTACGGCAAGGTCATCCGCCGCAGCTCGAAGATCAAGGCCCACGACGAGCAGAACTCGGCCGGCATCGGCGATCTCGTCGTCATCTCGGAGACCCGTCCGCTCTCGGCAACGAAGCGCTGGCGTCTCGTCGAGATCGTGGAGAAGGCGAAGTAA
- the rplN gene encoding 50S ribosomal protein L14: MIQQESRLKVADNTGAKELLTIRVLGGSGRRYAGLGDVIVATVKDAIPGGNVKKGDVVKAVVVRTKKQTRRPDGSYIKFDENAAVILKNDGDPRGTRIFGPVGRELRDKKFMKIISLAPEVI, translated from the coding sequence ATGATCCAGCAGGAATCCCGCCTCAAGGTCGCCGACAACACCGGCGCCAAGGAGCTCCTCACCATCCGCGTGCTCGGCGGCTCCGGCCGTCGCTACGCGGGCCTCGGTGACGTCATCGTCGCCACGGTCAAGGACGCGATCCCCGGCGGCAACGTGAAGAAGGGCGACGTGGTCAAGGCCGTCGTCGTCCGCACCAAGAAGCAGACGCGCCGTCCCGACGGCTCGTACATCAAGTTCGACGAGAACGCCGCCGTCATCCTGAAGAACGACGGGGACCCCCGCGGTACCCGCATCTTCGGACCGGTCGGCCGTGAGCTTCGCGACAAGAAGTTCATGAAGATCATCTCGCTGGCGCCGGAGGTCATTTAG
- the rplX gene encoding 50S ribosomal protein L24, protein MANIKKGDLVQVISGPSQARGGDRGKQGRVIEVLVDQNRVVVEGVNYVTKHVRVGQTQRGTKTGGIETHEAPIHVSNVALVDPKTKKPTRVGFREETVEKDGVKKTVRVRYAKKSGEKL, encoded by the coding sequence ATGGCGAACATCAAGAAGGGCGACCTGGTCCAGGTGATCAGCGGCCCCTCGCAGGCCCGCGGCGGAGACCGCGGCAAGCAGGGTCGCGTCATCGAGGTCCTCGTCGACCAGAACCGCGTCGTGGTCGAGGGAGTCAACTACGTCACCAAGCACGTGCGCGTGGGCCAGACCCAGCGCGGCACGAAGACCGGTGGCATCGAGACGCACGAGGCCCCGATCCACGTGTCGAACGTCGCGCTCGTCGACCCGAAGACCAAGAAGCCGACCCGCGTGGGTTTCCGTGAGGAGACCGTCGAGAAGGACGGCGTCAAGAAGACCGTTCGCGTGCGCTACGCGAAGAAGTCCGGAGAGAAGCTCTAA
- the rplE gene encoding 50S ribosomal protein L5, which translates to MANATAAVAGKNQPRLKQKYRDEITKSLTEEFGYANPMQVPGLVKIVVNTGVGEAARDSKVIDGAVKDLTLITGQKPQVTKARKSIAQFKLREGMPIGAHVTLRGDRAWEFLDRLLSLALPRIRDFRGLNPKQFDGNGNYTFGVQEQSIFHEINQDQIDRVRGFDITVVTTAKTDDEGRALLRALGFPFKAE; encoded by the coding sequence ATGGCGAACGCGACTGCCGCGGTGGCTGGCAAGAACCAGCCCCGCCTGAAGCAGAAGTACCGTGACGAGATCACCAAGTCCCTGACCGAGGAGTTCGGCTACGCGAACCCCATGCAGGTCCCGGGTCTCGTGAAGATCGTCGTCAACACCGGTGTCGGTGAGGCCGCTCGCGACTCCAAGGTGATCGACGGGGCCGTCAAGGACCTCACGCTCATCACGGGTCAGAAGCCGCAGGTCACCAAGGCCCGCAAGTCGATCGCCCAGTTCAAGCTCCGCGAGGGCATGCCCATCGGCGCCCACGTGACGCTCCGCGGCGACCGCGCGTGGGAGTTCCTCGACCGACTCCTGTCGCTCGCGCTCCCCCGCATCCGCGACTTCCGCGGTCTGAACCCGAAGCAGTTCGACGGCAACGGCAACTACACCTTCGGTGTGCAGGAGCAGTCGATCTTCCACGAGATCAACCAGGACCAGATCGACCGCGTCCGCGGCTTCGACATCACGGTCGTCACCACCGCCAAGACGGATGACGAGGGTCGCGCCCTGCTGCGCGCGCTCGGCTTCCCGTTCAAGGCGGAGTAA
- the rpsH gene encoding 30S ribosomal protein S8, with amino-acid sequence MTMTDPVADMLTRLRNANRAYHDTVALPSSKLKTHIAEILKREGYIADWKVEDARVGQTLTIDLKYGPNRERSIAGIKRVSKPGLRVYAKSTEIPHVLGGLGVAILSTSSGLLTDREASKKGVGGEVLAYVW; translated from the coding sequence ATGACGATGACAGACCCGGTCGCAGACATGCTGACCCGTCTGCGCAACGCGAACCGTGCTTACCACGACACGGTCGCGCTTCCGAGCAGCAAGCTCAAGACCCACATCGCGGAGATCCTCAAGCGCGAGGGCTACATCGCCGACTGGAAGGTCGAGGACGCGCGCGTCGGCCAGACGCTCACGATCGACCTCAAGTACGGCCCGAACCGCGAGCGGTCGATCGCCGGCATCAAGCGCGTCTCGAAGCCGGGTCTGCGCGTCTACGCGAAGTCGACCGAGATCCCCCACGTGCTGGGCGGCCTCGGTGTGGCGATCCTGTCCACCTCCTCCGGTCTGCTGACCGACCGTGAGGCGAGCAAGAAGGGCGTCGGCGGGGAAGTCCTCGCCTACGTGTGGTGA
- the rplF gene encoding 50S ribosomal protein L6, with protein sequence MSRIGRLPIVVPANVTVTIDGQDVTVKGPKGELALTVKSPIEVKLEDGQVIVTRPDDERESRSLHGLTRTLIANQIIGVTDGYSKSLEVVGTGYRVQSKGSSVEFALGYSHPITVDPPAGITFEVEGNNKLHVRGIDKQAVGEVAANIRKLRKPEPYKGKGVRYAGEVVRRKAGKAGK encoded by the coding sequence ATGTCTCGTATCGGACGCCTCCCCATCGTCGTGCCCGCGAACGTCACCGTGACGATCGACGGCCAGGACGTCACCGTCAAGGGCCCCAAGGGCGAGCTCGCGCTCACCGTCAAGAGCCCCATCGAGGTCAAGCTCGAAGACGGCCAGGTCATCGTCACCCGTCCCGACGACGAGCGCGAATCGCGCTCGCTGCACGGCCTGACCCGCACGCTCATCGCGAACCAGATCATCGGCGTCACCGACGGCTACTCCAAGAGCCTCGAGGTCGTCGGCACCGGTTACCGCGTGCAGTCGAAGGGCAGCTCGGTCGAGTTCGCGCTCGGCTACTCGCACCCCATCACCGTCGACCCGCCCGCCGGCATCACCTTCGAGGTCGAGGGCAACAACAAGCTTCACGTCCGCGGCATCGACAAGCAGGCCGTGGGCGAGGTGGCCGCCAACATCCGCAAGCTGCGCAAGCCCGAGCCCTACAAGGGCAAGGGTGTCCGCTACGCCGGTGAGGTCGTCCGCCGCAAGGCCGGAAAGGCTGGTAAGTGA
- the rplR gene encoding 50S ribosomal protein L18: MAAISKSAQRNRRHARLRKRIVGTAERPRLVVTRSARHVFVQVVDDAKGHTVASASTLEADLRTFDGDKTAKARKVGELVAERAKKAGIDAVVFDRGGNKYAGRVAAIAEGAREGGLEL, encoded by the coding sequence ATGGCTGCCATCAGCAAGTCGGCGCAGCGCAACCGTCGCCACGCACGTCTGCGCAAGCGCATCGTCGGGACCGCGGAGCGTCCGCGTCTCGTCGTCACCCGTTCGGCCCGCCACGTCTTCGTGCAGGTCGTCGACGACGCCAAGGGCCACACCGTGGCCTCCGCCTCGACCCTCGAGGCCGACCTGCGCACCTTCGACGGTGACAAGACGGCCAAGGCGCGCAAGGTCGGCGAGCTCGTCGCCGAGCGCGCGAAGAAGGCGGGCATCGACGCGGTCGTGTTCGACCGCGGCGGCAACAAGTACGCCGGACGTGTCGCGGCCATCGCCGAGGGCGCCCGCGAGGGAGGGCTGGAGCTGTGA